Proteins found in one Candidatus Rokuibacteriota bacterium genomic segment:
- a CDS encoding mechanosensitive ion channel family protein, whose protein sequence is MNLWPAFWAASAFIAATVTALALRRIILAGTRRWTPQAELLSAGADAIRVPSLWWCALLGLYVGNEVLEEISPLPTRWHDHLRLFLEIAVILSITLAVAGLAGRLAGRAVERGALGGSVTGLAQTITRATVVIVGVLVLLSTLGIQITPILTALGVGGLAAALALQDTLANVFAGVHLLADRPIRVGDYVKVGDNGEGFVIDVGWRSTRIRSLANNVIIVPNQAVARATITNYALPEPRVGMGLKVSVEYSVDADHVEALLLDEATRAVGHVPGLLAVPAPSVSLIPGFGEYSLDFTVGYHVETFVDQYRVQHELRKRILHRLHRESISIAVPARAAWAGRD, encoded by the coding sequence ATGAACCTGTGGCCGGCATTCTGGGCCGCGAGCGCGTTCATCGCGGCGACCGTGACAGCCCTCGCGCTGCGCCGGATCATCCTCGCGGGCACCCGCCGGTGGACGCCGCAGGCGGAGCTGCTGAGCGCCGGCGCCGACGCGATCCGAGTGCCATCGCTCTGGTGGTGCGCCCTCCTGGGCCTCTACGTCGGGAACGAGGTCCTCGAGGAGATCTCGCCCCTGCCCACTCGATGGCACGACCATCTCCGCCTGTTCCTCGAGATCGCCGTGATCCTGTCGATCACGCTCGCGGTGGCCGGGCTCGCCGGACGCCTCGCGGGCCGGGCCGTCGAGCGCGGGGCACTCGGGGGCTCCGTGACCGGTCTCGCGCAGACCATCACCCGCGCCACGGTGGTCATCGTGGGCGTCCTGGTGCTCCTGTCGACTCTGGGGATCCAGATCACGCCCATCCTCACGGCCCTCGGCGTCGGGGGGCTGGCGGCCGCCCTGGCCCTCCAGGACACGCTGGCGAACGTGTTCGCCGGCGTCCATCTCCTCGCCGACCGGCCGATCCGGGTCGGCGATTACGTCAAGGTGGGCGACAACGGCGAGGGATTCGTGATCGACGTCGGCTGGCGCTCCACGCGCATCCGGTCGCTCGCGAACAACGTCATCATCGTGCCGAACCAGGCGGTGGCGCGGGCGACCATCACGAACTACGCCCTCCCCGAGCCCCGGGTGGGGATGGGCCTGAAGGTCAGCGTGGAGTACTCGGTGGATGCCGACCACGTGGAAGCGCTGCTCCTCGATGAGGCAACCCGAGCGGTCGGGCACGTTCCCGGACTGCTCGCCGTCCCCGCTCCATCCGTGAGTCTCATTCCGGGTTTCGGTGAGTACTCCCTGGACTTCACGGTCGGCTACCACGTCGAGACGTTCGTGGACCAGTACCGGGTACAGCACGAGCTGCGCAAGCGGATCCTCCACCGCCTGCATAGGGAGAGCATCAGCATAGCGGTTCCGGCTCGGGCCGCGTGGGCCGGGAGGGATTGA
- the treS gene encoding maltose alpha-D-glucosyltransferase: MTVGDGLWHKDAVFYEVHVRAFKDGNDDGIGDFVGLTSQLDYLKEVGVDCLWLLPFFKSPLRDDGYDVSDYRAIHPDYGTMDHFERFLDAAHGRGIRVIADLVMNHTSDQHAWFQEARRAPDSPYRGYYVWSDTDRANREARIIFVDAEASNWSWDPVAKAYYWHRFFHHQPDLNYDNPAVRQEMLDVMAFWLDKGLDGFRCDAVPYLFEREGTTCENLPETHALLKDIRRWMDTRYTGRILLAEANQWPTDVRAYFGDADEFHMAFHFPLMPRIFLAVRHADRRPITDIFIHTPEIPAACQWGLFLRNHDELTLEMVSEDERRHLYYAYGDDPRMRLNLGIRRRLAPLLDNDRRKIELLTALLFTLPGSPILYYGDEMGMGDNIYLGDRNGVRTPMQWTGDRNAGFSHADTARLYLPLIVDPVYGYQAINVEAQLRTPSSLLKWMKRIIAVRKKTRVFGRGSLHFLRPANESVLAHVRSYEGETVLAVHNLSSAAQPVELDLRPWKGYMPIEMLGESRFPTIGELPYFISLAPYGYYWFRLQSPSPDQLFYGIEFAPL, encoded by the coding sequence CTTCTACGAGGTGCACGTCCGCGCCTTCAAGGACGGCAACGACGACGGCATCGGCGACTTCGTCGGCCTGACGAGCCAGCTCGACTACCTCAAGGAAGTCGGCGTCGACTGCCTGTGGCTGCTCCCCTTCTTCAAGTCTCCGCTCCGCGACGACGGCTACGATGTCTCCGACTACCGCGCGATCCACCCCGACTACGGCACGATGGACCACTTCGAGCGGTTCCTCGACGCCGCCCATGGCCGGGGCATCCGGGTGATCGCGGATCTCGTGATGAACCACACCTCGGACCAGCACGCCTGGTTCCAGGAGGCGCGCCGCGCGCCCGACTCCCCCTACCGCGGCTACTACGTGTGGAGCGACACCGATCGCGCCAACCGCGAGGCGCGCATCATCTTCGTGGACGCGGAGGCGTCGAACTGGTCCTGGGACCCGGTCGCGAAGGCGTACTACTGGCACCGGTTCTTCCACCATCAACCCGACCTGAACTACGACAACCCGGCCGTCAGGCAGGAGATGCTGGACGTCATGGCCTTCTGGCTCGACAAGGGGCTGGACGGCTTCCGCTGCGACGCCGTGCCCTATCTCTTCGAGCGCGAAGGGACGACCTGCGAGAATCTGCCCGAGACCCACGCCTTGCTCAAGGACATCCGCCGGTGGATGGACACCCGCTACACGGGACGGATCCTGCTGGCCGAGGCGAATCAGTGGCCGACGGACGTACGCGCCTACTTCGGCGACGCGGACGAGTTCCACATGGCGTTCCACTTCCCGCTGATGCCGCGCATCTTCCTGGCCGTGCGCCACGCCGACCGCCGGCCCATCACCGACATCTTCATCCACACTCCCGAGATCCCCGCCGCCTGCCAGTGGGGCCTCTTCCTCCGCAACCACGACGAGCTGACGCTCGAGATGGTGAGCGAGGACGAACGCCGTCACCTCTACTACGCCTATGGTGACGACCCGAGGATGCGATTGAATCTCGGGATCCGGCGCCGGCTGGCGCCGCTGCTCGACAACGATCGGCGGAAGATCGAGCTGCTCACGGCCCTGCTCTTCACCTTGCCGGGCAGCCCGATCCTCTACTACGGCGACGAGATGGGCATGGGCGACAACATTTACCTCGGCGACCGCAACGGCGTCCGCACGCCCATGCAGTGGACCGGCGACCGCAACGCGGGCTTCTCCCACGCTGACACCGCGCGACTCTACCTGCCCCTCATCGTGGATCCCGTCTACGGCTACCAGGCCATCAACGTCGAGGCGCAGCTCCGCACGCCCTCCTCGCTGCTGAAGTGGATGAAGCGCATCATCGCGGTCCGCAAGAAGACCCGCGTGTTCGGGCGCGGGAGCTTGCATTTCCTGCGCCCGGCCAACGAGAGCGTCCTGGCCCACGTGCGGTCGTACGAGGGGGAGACCGTCCTCGCCGTGCACAACCTCTCGAGCGCGGCGCAGCCCGTCGAGCTGGACCTGCGCCCCTGGAAGGGCTACATGCCGATCGAGATGCTCGGCGAGAGCCGGTTCCCCACCATCGGCGAGCTGCCGTACTTCATCAGCCTCGCGCCGTACGGCTACTACTGGTTCCGGCTCCAGTCGCCGTCGCCCGATCAGCTCTTCTATGGCATCGAGTTCGCCCCGCTCTAG
- a CDS encoding amino acid ABC transporter ATP-binding protein, translated as MIEFQGVSKWYGTRPVLAGIDLEVRAGEVVVVCGPSGSGKSTLLRCVNGLEPVQRGRVIVDGVPLDARGTDLLRLRASIGMVFQAFNLYPHMTALDNIALAPVIVRRQPRARAVQDARGLLAKVGIPDKAEAYPSQLSGGQQQRVAIARALAMEPKIILFDEPTSALDPEMIDEVLEVIVGLAREGMTMLVVTHEMGFARRVAGRVVFLDGGRVAEDAPSAGFFARTTNPRVQAFLSKILVH; from the coding sequence ATGATCGAGTTTCAGGGCGTCAGCAAGTGGTACGGGACGCGGCCCGTCCTCGCTGGCATCGACCTCGAGGTGCGGGCCGGCGAGGTGGTGGTGGTCTGCGGCCCTTCCGGCTCGGGCAAGAGCACCCTGCTCCGCTGCGTCAACGGGCTCGAGCCCGTGCAGCGGGGCCGCGTGATCGTCGATGGCGTCCCCCTCGATGCGCGCGGCACGGACCTCCTGCGGCTCCGCGCCTCGATCGGCATGGTCTTCCAGGCCTTCAACCTGTACCCGCACATGACGGCCCTCGACAACATCGCCCTGGCGCCCGTGATCGTCCGGCGCCAGCCCCGGGCGCGGGCCGTGCAGGACGCCCGCGGGCTCCTCGCCAAGGTCGGGATCCCCGACAAGGCGGAGGCCTACCCGAGCCAGCTCTCCGGCGGGCAGCAGCAGCGCGTGGCCATCGCGCGCGCGCTGGCCATGGAGCCGAAGATCATCCTGTTCGATGAGCCCACCTCCGCGCTCGACCCCGAGATGATCGACGAGGTTCTCGAGGTCATCGTGGGACTGGCCCGGGAGGGCATGACCATGCTGGTGGTCACCCATGAGATGGGCTTCGCGCGGCGGGTGGCCGGCCGCGTGGTGTTCCTCGATGGGGGCCGCGTGGCGGAGGACGCCCCGTCCGCTGGCTTCTTCGCGCGGACGACGAATCCGCGCGTCCAGGCGTTCCTCAGCAAGATCCTGGTGCACTGA
- a CDS encoding DUF1344 domain-containing protein, whose product MWRRWSVTALGLVAALVLVSAPAWAADIEGKIKSVDPAGRLVTLEDGTQLVIPATLKVARQELKPGASVKATFQDQGGQKMVTAIQVQAAKDSMKPGTEQAPSRQMPPAGKEAEPKR is encoded by the coding sequence ATGTGGAGACGATGGAGTGTGACAGCCCTGGGCCTCGTCGCGGCGCTCGTTCTGGTCTCGGCACCGGCGTGGGCCGCGGACATCGAGGGCAAGATCAAGAGCGTGGACCCCGCGGGGCGTCTGGTCACCCTCGAGGACGGCACCCAGCTCGTGATCCCGGCCACGCTCAAGGTCGCGCGCCAGGAGCTCAAGCCCGGCGCCAGCGTGAAAGCGACCTTCCAGGATCAGGGCGGCCAGAAGATGGTGACCGCAATCCAGGTGCAGGCGGCCAAGGACTCCATGAAGCCGGGCACGGAGCAGGCGCCTTCGCGCCAGATGCCGCCTGCCGGCAAGGAGGCGGAGCCGAAGAGGTAG
- a CDS encoding amino acid ABC transporter permease has protein sequence MAYQFDWSVLLTYRHLLWNGLVLTVELSAAAMAASLVLGSLVGLGRSSEVVWLRRALTAYVEFFRNIPLIVQLFFWYFAVGLETWPAALLGLTAYTSAYIGEVVRAGIQSIPGTQFEAARSFGMTAYQVVRHVIFPQALMRIVPALAIEFINVIKNSSIAMTISLTELTFQTQQIESQTFRGFEAATAITLLYVVLAFTIVLGMNRLERALRLDLRIG, from the coding sequence ATGGCGTACCAGTTCGACTGGAGCGTCCTCCTCACCTATCGCCACCTGCTCTGGAACGGCCTGGTCCTGACCGTCGAGCTGTCGGCCGCGGCCATGGCCGCGAGCCTCGTCCTGGGTAGCCTGGTCGGGCTCGGCCGCAGCTCGGAGGTCGTGTGGCTCCGCCGGGCCCTCACCGCCTACGTCGAGTTCTTCCGCAACATCCCCCTGATCGTGCAGCTCTTCTTCTGGTACTTCGCCGTCGGGCTGGAAACCTGGCCAGCGGCCCTGCTCGGGCTCACGGCCTATACCAGTGCCTACATCGGCGAGGTGGTGCGCGCCGGGATCCAATCGATTCCCGGCACCCAGTTCGAGGCCGCGCGGTCCTTCGGAATGACCGCCTACCAGGTGGTCCGCCACGTCATCTTCCCCCAGGCCCTCATGCGGATCGTGCCGGCGCTCGCCATCGAGTTCATCAACGTCATCAAGAACTCCTCCATCGCCATGACCATCAGCCTGACCGAGCTGACGTTCCAGACCCAGCAGATCGAGTCCCAGACCTTCCGCGGGTTCGAGGCCGCGACCGCCATCACCCTGCTCTATGTCGTGCTCGCCTTCACGATCGTGCTCGGCATGAATCGGCTCGAGCGCGCGCTCCGGCTCGACCTGAGGATCGGCTAG
- a CDS encoding phosphotransferase, translated as MASSSPRSSAAAVVQYLAGPGATGLRAFVERQRWFAAKARGLGVVRVEDWAALRAEPPLVLLLVRADDDRYYVPVTVGRSPAGGDRTIGPVGAEMLYDAHWDPDFGRWLLKAISSRRTLPGTRGVFRCAAMEPWGGPSGDEMETLPATPHAGEQSNTSIVFDRRLILKSVRRLQAGTNPEFEMLHFLGGRARFPHAPRLAGWVEYAGDGEATTLALLQQFVVNTGDGWTHALARLGRLCDALDAEPATPGEVEPRMATLGADLLAEIHQLGAVTGGLHAALASDPSLPDFRPEAITPADASRWGRGIVQDLERLAADLEAASSRPPEGDRAALAQLLGGRGRIERAAEELCLLADGMTHKIRCHGDYHLGQVLKTAESFVVIDFEGEPARSLAERRAKHCPLRDVAGMLRSFDYAAHTTLLARPLDRRERLRPWLQVWERLAARDFIEGYVPAAGKSPVRLLPPSAEGVRRACAAFELEKACYELRYELNNRPDWTFIPLAGISRILGATRGDR; from the coding sequence ATGGCATCGAGTTCGCCCCGCTCTAGCGCCGCCGCGGTCGTGCAGTACCTGGCGGGGCCCGGCGCGACGGGGCTCCGTGCCTTCGTCGAGCGCCAGCGCTGGTTCGCCGCCAAGGCGCGTGGCCTCGGGGTGGTGCGCGTGGAGGACTGGGCCGCGCTCCGCGCCGAGCCCCCGCTCGTCCTGCTGCTGGTCCGCGCGGATGACGATCGCTACTACGTGCCGGTGACGGTCGGGCGCTCGCCAGCGGGCGGCGACCGGACGATCGGCCCGGTCGGCGCCGAGATGCTCTACGACGCGCACTGGGACCCGGACTTCGGCCGCTGGCTCCTGAAGGCGATCTCCTCCCGCCGCACGCTGCCGGGGACCAGGGGGGTCTTCCGCTGCGCGGCGATGGAGCCGTGGGGCGGCCCGTCGGGGGACGAGATGGAGACCCTGCCGGCCACCCCCCACGCCGGGGAGCAGAGCAACACGTCGATCGTCTTCGACCGGCGCCTGATCCTCAAGTCCGTCCGGCGACTGCAGGCAGGCACCAATCCGGAGTTCGAGATGCTGCACTTCCTGGGGGGCCGCGCACGCTTCCCCCACGCGCCGCGGCTCGCGGGCTGGGTGGAGTATGCCGGCGACGGCGAGGCGACGACACTCGCGCTCCTCCAGCAGTTCGTCGTCAACACCGGGGATGGCTGGACGCATGCCCTGGCGCGCCTCGGCCGCCTCTGCGACGCGCTCGATGCCGAGCCCGCGACACCCGGCGAGGTCGAGCCGCGCATGGCCACGCTCGGCGCCGATCTCCTCGCCGAGATCCACCAGCTGGGCGCCGTGACCGGCGGGCTCCACGCGGCGCTCGCCTCGGATCCGTCGCTGCCGGACTTCCGTCCCGAGGCGATCACCCCCGCGGATGCCAGCCGCTGGGGGCGCGGCATCGTGCAGGATCTCGAGCGCCTGGCGGCCGACCTGGAGGCGGCCTCCTCACGGCCTCCCGAGGGGGACCGGGCGGCGCTCGCCCAGCTCCTCGGCGGGCGCGGGCGTATTGAGCGGGCCGCGGAGGAGCTGTGCCTCCTCGCCGACGGCATGACGCACAAGATCCGCTGCCACGGCGACTACCACCTGGGACAGGTGCTCAAGACCGCCGAGAGCTTCGTCGTCATCGACTTCGAGGGGGAGCCGGCCCGCTCCCTGGCGGAGCGGCGCGCCAAGCACTGCCCGCTGCGGGACGTGGCCGGGATGCTCCGGTCCTTCGACTATGCGGCCCATACCACGCTCCTGGCCCGGCCCTTGGACCGGCGGGAGCGGCTGCGCCCCTGGCTCCAGGTGTGGGAGCGGCTGGCCGCCCGCGACTTCATCGAGGGCTACGTGCCGGCGGCCGGGAAGAGCCCGGTCCGCCTCCTGCCGCCTTCCGCGGAGGGGGTCCGGCGGGCCTGCGCGGCCTTCGAGCTCGAGAAGGCGTGCTACGAGCTCCGCTACGAGCTCAACAACCGGCCGGATTGGACCTTCATTCCCCTGGCCGGCATCTCGCGTATTTTGGGAGCGACGCGCGGAGACCGCTGA
- a CDS encoding amino acid ABC transporter permease, whose product MDVGVIVENLPYMLSGLQWTVILASISMVGSFAAGTAFAILRLSPYRWLRWPAILYVDVMRTIPLIMVIFWVFFLLPVLTGQPTTPLKAALLALIAFNTSYMAEVIRAGIQSVPRGQMEAARACGLTYLRAMRFVILPQAIKNMVPALVNRFVALFMGTSLAYIIGVTEFFRAANNVNNRVYRSYEIYTFVAIVYFVCCYSLSLLSRILERRLARAERFTAGPASVMVEGEPVALGALRAGQAPCALPGAGSRRPE is encoded by the coding sequence GTGGACGTCGGGGTGATCGTCGAGAACCTGCCCTACATGCTGTCCGGGCTCCAGTGGACGGTGATCCTGGCCTCCATCAGCATGGTCGGCAGCTTCGCCGCCGGCACTGCCTTCGCCATCTTGCGGTTGTCGCCCTACCGGTGGCTGCGGTGGCCCGCCATCCTCTACGTCGACGTCATGCGGACCATACCCCTGATCATGGTGATCTTCTGGGTCTTCTTCCTGCTGCCGGTGCTCACCGGCCAGCCCACCACGCCCCTGAAGGCCGCGCTCCTGGCGCTCATCGCCTTCAACACCAGCTACATGGCCGAGGTCATCCGCGCCGGCATCCAGTCGGTGCCTCGAGGCCAGATGGAGGCGGCGCGCGCCTGTGGGTTGACCTACCTCCGGGCCATGCGGTTCGTCATCCTGCCCCAGGCCATCAAGAACATGGTGCCGGCGCTGGTCAACCGCTTCGTCGCTCTGTTCATGGGCACCTCGCTCGCCTACATCATCGGTGTCACCGAATTCTTCCGGGCGGCCAACAACGTGAACAACCGCGTCTACCGCTCGTACGAGATCTACACCTTCGTCGCGATCGTCTACTTCGTCTGCTGCTACTCCCTCTCCCTGCTGAGCCGGATCCTGGAGCGCCGGCTGGCGCGGGCCGAGCGCTTCACGGCCGGTCCCGCGTCCGTGATGGTCGAGGGCGAGCCCGTCGCCCTCGGCGCGCTCCGCGCGGGCCAGGCCCCATGCGCGCTTCCGGGCGCCGGCTCCCGCCGTCCGGAGTGA
- a CDS encoding trypsin-like peptidase domain-containing protein → MASLGWVVLVGGVALGGVAGCSLSRLWEPTREQILERILPSSVQIVIEQREGRRVRAGSGVAVGVKHSPRGADCLVLTSGHTLSGLVDRGDVYALFGRHNGAGTKLPAAVLAHYDTPELDVAVLSVGTDRCAPARAAWPPTLGEAVWVVAFPWGGYMTLATGVVSQVQLGETQDGGRPSRFMIDALVAYGASGSGVYQASTGRLLGIVEGYGTARVAGGGGPSGWYIDVPMPGQTFVTPVTDVERYLRKAGHLDLLLRDD, encoded by the coding sequence ATGGCAAGCCTCGGGTGGGTCGTGCTGGTCGGTGGGGTGGCGCTGGGCGGCGTCGCAGGCTGCAGCCTGAGCCGGCTCTGGGAGCCGACGCGCGAGCAGATCCTCGAGCGGATCCTGCCGTCCTCCGTGCAGATCGTGATCGAGCAGCGGGAAGGGCGGCGCGTCCGCGCCGGCTCGGGGGTGGCCGTCGGCGTGAAACACTCCCCCCGGGGAGCGGACTGCCTCGTGCTGACCAGTGGCCACACGCTGTCCGGTCTCGTCGATCGCGGCGACGTCTACGCGCTCTTCGGGCGCCACAATGGCGCGGGGACCAAGCTACCGGCGGCGGTGCTGGCACATTACGATACGCCGGAGCTCGATGTGGCCGTCCTCAGCGTGGGGACCGACCGGTGCGCGCCCGCCCGGGCGGCGTGGCCGCCGACACTCGGGGAGGCGGTCTGGGTCGTGGCCTTCCCCTGGGGCGGGTACATGACCCTGGCCACCGGCGTGGTGAGTCAGGTCCAGCTCGGGGAGACGCAGGACGGCGGGCGGCCATCGCGCTTCATGATCGATGCCCTCGTTGCGTATGGCGCGAGCGGGAGCGGCGTCTATCAGGCGAGCACGGGGCGGCTGCTCGGCATCGTCGAAGGCTATGGCACGGCGCGGGTCGCCGGGGGGGGCGGTCCCTCCGGCTGGTACATCGACGTGCCCATGCCGGGGCAGACCTTCGTCACGCCCGTCACCGATGTCGAACGTTACCTGCGGAAAGCTGGCCACCTGGACCTGCTGCTCCGGGACGACTGA
- a CDS encoding fructose 1,6-bisphosphatase — MKITLSVIKADVGSIGGHTKPSERMLEAVRDRLRAASRSQLVIDGLVTHTGDDIAIIMSHRRGVGAVEVHRFAWDSFLAATDEARRAGMYGAGQDLLVNAPSGNVRGAGPAVAEIEFERDPASPERPAEAFLVFAADKCGPGAYNYPLYTVFCDPMHNGGLLLSPKLHKGFTVTIIDMDHKGHDGDRVIRLDVPERIWDVASLLQDADRFAIESIHSRHKPDEQIVSASATRLHNIAGKYTGKDDPVAIVRTQGIFPAPEELVEPYTLGHFVTGDCRGSHVMPIMPVAANTAVAGPYCLPLVSCLAFSMDPGGTFSREYLDIFGNPAWDATRLKVQQKSDEWRRQGFVGPTMASHAELSYTGLVDALAILDLEFVMRREPGQAKREVVTAGTRGAAGPALARRVTREGAE, encoded by the coding sequence GTGAAGATCACGCTGTCGGTCATCAAGGCTGACGTAGGGTCGATCGGTGGGCATACGAAGCCGTCCGAGCGCATGCTCGAGGCGGTGCGCGACCGGCTCCGCGCGGCGAGCCGCAGCCAGCTCGTGATCGACGGGCTGGTCACCCACACGGGTGATGACATCGCGATCATCATGAGTCACCGGCGGGGCGTCGGGGCGGTCGAGGTCCACCGGTTCGCCTGGGACAGCTTCCTCGCGGCCACTGACGAGGCCCGCCGGGCGGGCATGTACGGAGCGGGGCAGGACCTGCTCGTGAATGCCCCTTCGGGAAACGTGCGCGGAGCCGGCCCGGCGGTGGCCGAGATCGAGTTCGAGCGTGATCCCGCGAGCCCCGAGCGGCCCGCCGAGGCCTTCCTGGTCTTCGCCGCCGACAAGTGCGGACCCGGCGCCTACAACTATCCCCTCTACACCGTCTTCTGCGACCCCATGCACAACGGCGGCCTGTTGCTGAGCCCCAAACTGCACAAGGGATTCACGGTGACCATCATCGACATGGACCACAAGGGCCACGACGGCGACCGCGTCATCCGGCTGGATGTCCCGGAGCGGATATGGGACGTCGCGAGCTTGCTGCAGGACGCCGACCGCTTCGCCATCGAGTCCATCCACTCGCGCCACAAGCCGGACGAGCAAATCGTGTCGGCGTCGGCCACGCGGCTGCACAACATCGCGGGCAAGTACACGGGCAAGGACGACCCGGTGGCCATCGTGCGGACCCAGGGCATCTTCCCCGCGCCGGAGGAGCTCGTAGAGCCCTACACCCTGGGCCACTTCGTCACCGGCGACTGTCGGGGCTCTCACGTGATGCCCATCATGCCCGTCGCGGCCAACACCGCCGTGGCGGGCCCCTACTGCCTTCCCCTCGTCTCGTGCCTGGCATTCTCCATGGATCCGGGCGGAACCTTCAGCCGTGAATACCTCGACATCTTCGGCAACCCGGCATGGGACGCCACGAGGCTGAAAGTGCAGCAGAAGTCCGACGAGTGGAGGCGCCAGGGCTTCGTGGGACCCACCATGGCCTCCCACGCCGAGCTGAGCTACACCGGCCTCGTGGACGCGCTCGCCATTCTCGACCTGGAGTTCGTCATGCGCCGGGAGCCCGGCCAGGCCAAGCGCGAGGTGGTGACGGCAGGGACGCGAGGCGCCGCCGGACCGGCGCTAGCAAGGCGGGTCACGAGAGAGGGAGCTGAATGA
- a CDS encoding DUF1344 domain-containing protein has translation MRKLLSTALMLAIASLVILTAVAGAAEIQGKVQSVDPAAGLLTLEDGTKLTLASGMSHHDLKPGSTVKVSYEDKNGSKVVTNIQVMPGR, from the coding sequence ATGCGGAAGCTCCTGAGTACCGCGTTGATGCTTGCCATCGCGTCACTCGTCATCCTGACCGCTGTGGCCGGGGCGGCCGAGATCCAGGGCAAGGTCCAGAGTGTCGATCCGGCGGCCGGCCTCCTGACCCTCGAGGACGGGACGAAGCTGACCCTCGCGAGCGGCATGAGCCACCACGACCTCAAGCCCGGCTCGACCGTGAAGGTGAGCTACGAGGACAAGAACGGCAGCAAGGTCGTGACGAACATTCAGGTCATGCCAGGCCGCTAG
- a CDS encoding transporter substrate-binding domain-containing protein, translating into MKRSHILAVMALAVVTLLTATGLAAAESTLEVVKKRGTLVAGVKADYPPFGYTDKDGKVVGFDIDIMQYLAKKLGVQSDLRPVTSANRIPMLQNSTVDVLAASFTITLEREKVVDFTIPYFVSGGSFLIKKGSRITGYASLAGRTVTFTQGTPWEKKVLQEQPKAKVLVFQDKPQAVLAVKQGKADAYVDDDVPLYVFAKDHPELQVIPGATAKAPMGIAVRENDSAWRDFINFTLIEMWEDGTYKALHRKHFGVDPDRELKIYPWKL; encoded by the coding sequence ATGAAGCGTTCCCACATTCTCGCCGTGATGGCTCTCGCCGTGGTGACACTGCTGACCGCGACCGGTCTCGCGGCCGCCGAATCCACGCTCGAGGTCGTGAAGAAGCGCGGCACCCTCGTCGCGGGGGTCAAGGCCGACTACCCGCCCTTCGGCTACACCGACAAGGATGGCAAGGTCGTCGGGTTCGACATCGACATCATGCAGTACCTGGCGAAGAAGCTCGGCGTCCAGTCGGACCTGCGGCCGGTGACCTCGGCGAACCGGATCCCGATGCTCCAGAACAGCACCGTCGACGTCCTGGCCGCGAGCTTCACGATCACGCTCGAGCGCGAGAAGGTGGTCGATTTCACGATCCCGTACTTCGTGAGCGGCGGCAGCTTCCTCATCAAGAAGGGCTCGCGCATCACGGGCTACGCCAGCCTGGCCGGAAGGACCGTCACGTTCACGCAGGGCACCCCGTGGGAGAAAAAGGTCCTCCAGGAGCAGCCCAAGGCCAAGGTCCTCGTGTTCCAGGACAAGCCCCAGGCCGTCCTGGCCGTCAAGCAGGGCAAGGCCGACGCCTACGTCGATGACGACGTCCCGCTCTATGTCTTCGCCAAGGACCACCCCGAGCTCCAGGTGATCCCGGGTGCCACCGCGAAAGCGCCGATGGGCATCGCCGTCAGGGAAAACGACTCGGCATGGCGCGATTTCATCAACTTCACCCTCATCGAGATGTGGGAGGACGGCACTTACAAGGCGCTCCACCGCAAGCACTTCGGCGTGGACCCCGATCGGGAGCTCAAGATCTACCCCTGGAAGCTCTAG